The following coding sequences lie in one Sorghum bicolor cultivar BTx623 chromosome 6, Sorghum_bicolor_NCBIv3, whole genome shotgun sequence genomic window:
- the LOC8070292 gene encoding F-box/kelch-repeat protein At5g15710 codes for MDAVPPARAARPTSPSRPPKAIRSTKPRGLDEDTAAPPAFPKAKSPTSSGAGADASLHHHHHHADVPMDASVWAGLPDDLLVEVLARVPPFFLFRLRPVCRRWEAILHDPAFLAAHAAVPSHGPCLLTVSRSGGGGGGHTPPQCTVLSVPLHARYKLPFAFLPAWDLWLVGSSGGLVCFSGFDGAAFRTVVCNPLTQAWRVLPDMHCNQQRQLVLTVDKSRRSFKVIAASDVYGDKTLPTEVYDSKENKWSVHQMMPAANLCSSKMAFCDSRLYLETLSPLGLMMYRVDAGRWEHIPAKFPRSLLDGYLVAGARTRLFLVGRIGLYSTLQSMRIWELDHGRTVWVEISRMPPRYFRALLRLSAERFECFGQDNLICFTSWNQGKGLLYDVDKKAWSWIAGCASQLCNSQVCFYEPRFDTSIY; via the coding sequence cgcgcggcgcggcccACGAGCCCGTCGCGGCCGCCCAAGGCGATCCGCAGCACCAAGCCGCGGGGCCTCGACGAGGACACCGCGGCGCCGCCCGCGTTCCCCAAGGCCAAGTCCCCCACCTCTTCCGGGGCCGGAGCCGACGCGtcgctccaccaccaccaccaccacgcggACGTCCCGATGGACGCCAGCGTCTGGGCGGGGCTTCCTGACGACCTCCTCGTGGAGGTGCTGGCCCGCGTTCCGCCCTTCTTCCTCTTCCGCCTCCGCCCTGTGTGCCGCCGCTGGGAGGCCATCCTCCACGACCCGGCCTTCCTGGCCGCGCACGCCGCGGTGCCCTCCCACGGGCCCTGCCTCCTCACCGTCTccaggagcggcggcggcggcggcggccacaccCCGCCGCAGTGCACCGTGCTCAGCGTCCCCCTGCACGCCCGCTACAAGCTCCCCTTCGCCTTCCTCCCCGCCTGGGACCTCTGGCTCGTCGGATCCTCGGGAGGGCTCGTCTGCTTCTCcggcttcgacggcgccgccttccGCACGGTCGTCTGCAACCCGCTCACGCAGGCCTGGCGGGTGCTCCCGGATATGCATTGCAACCAGCAGCGGCAGCTGGTGCTCACGGTCGACAAGAGCCGCCGCTCCTTCAAGGTAATCGCCGCCAGCGATGTGTATGGGGACAAAACGCTCCCCACTGAGGTCTACGACTCCAAGGAGAATAAATGGTCGGTGCACCAGATGATGCCTGCGGCGAACCTGTGCTCGTCGAAAATGGCCTTCTGTGACTCTAGGCTGTACCTGGAGACGCTCTCGCCGCTGGGGCTGATGATGTACAGAGTGGATGCGGGGCGTTGGGAGCATATACCTGCCAAGTTCCCAAGGTCCCTGCTGGATGGTTATCTGGTGGCTGGAGCTCGCACGAGGTTGTTCTTGGTTGGGCGGATTGGGCTGTACAGCACGCTGCAGAGTATGAGGATCTGGGAGCTTGATCATGGTAGAACAGTTTGGGTGGAGATTAGCAGAATGCCGCCCAGGTATTTCAGGGCTCTGCTGAGGTTGTCAGCAGAGAGGTTTGAGTGCTTTGGACAGGACAATTTGATATGTTTCACTTCGTGGAACCAGGGCAAAGGTCTTCTCTATGATGTTGAtaagaaggcttggtcatggaTTGCTGGTTGTGCTAGCCAGCTGTGCAATAGTCAGGTCTGCTTTTACGAGCCAAGGTTTGACACATCAATCTACTGA